In Flavobacterium luteolum, the DNA window TAATTTAACTTTTCATCCTGAAATATATTTGCCATTTTTATGTTTTATCTTACAACATGGTTAGAAAAAGCCCAATTTTAGGCACTTTCAAATCTTAATCTTTCATTTTAAAATTCATCACAATGCAAACACAAAACCAGATTGAAAATTTCCTTTTTCAGGGAAAATTTGACGAGGCCAGAGAATGCCTAAATAACGGAGAAAAATTTAACGAACAATATCTAAAAAACAATTTTTCGCAGATTGCTGGTAAAATCATTGATGCCAAAGAAATTGATTTTATAGAAAAATTAATAAAAGCCGGATTTATTGAAACTGATATTTACGAATTGGACAGTTTTGATCAATCTATTTTCAAATCTTTAAGTTTATATTTAAAAGATGATGAAGAGTCAATTGCTTTTTTCAAGGAATTTATGTCGAAAATGGATAACATCAACGATGAAATAAGCGATAAAACCCTTCTTGGTTATTTTCTTGAAAAAGGTGTTTCGCCAAAAATAGTTCAAGTTTTAGTTGATGATTTTGGGGCTAACACTCAGTATAAGAACAATGCAGACGAAAATTTCATTCATGCTGTTTTGAATGTTTACGGACTAGATCCTGAAAAAGTAAAAGAGTACATAGCCATTTTGACAAATAGCGGAGTTGACATTAACGAAAAAAATATCGTTGGAACTACTCCACTTTTATGTGCCGTAAAAAGAAACAGAAAAGAACTAATCCCTTTTTTACTAGAAAACGGAGCAGATCCAAACGAAACTGACAACCTCAACAATACTGCTTTTTATTATGCTGTTGCTGAACAGTTTTCATTTGATATGTATGATGCCTTAACTTCAATTTCTTCTCCTAATTTTAATATTGTAAATAAAGACGGCCGAACTCTATTTACTAGTTTTATCAGTTCTGCTTCGGGTTCTGCAAGTGATATTTCATTCATAGAACGATTATTGTCTGATGGCGCCGATGTAAATTTCTGCGCTCAATATTACGGACAGCCTAAATCAGGAATTGATTTTATTGTCGAAAAGAAATCGGATATCTTAAAATCTGTTTTAGAAAATGTTTCTTTAGATATAAATGAACAAGACAATCAAGGAAACACCATTTTGCATAAAGTATGCGCTTATAATGTCAATTACGACGCAGAAATGGCAAAAGAAACGTATAGAAAAGTAAAACTGTTATTAGATCAAGGTGCAGATATTTCTATTACAAACGACAAAGACGAAACTGCTTTAATGCTTGCTTCTGGCGATAATCTGAAAATTAAAACAGTCGAACTTTTAATGAAACAATAAAACGATCATTTACTTAAAATTACTCAAAGATGTCAATGTCATTTATAGTTGCCTGCGAAAATGGGAACCGAAAAATAGCCGAATTGCTGCTTCAGAACAAAGAAGTAGACGTAAAATATACTGATGAAAAAGGAAGAACTGCAATTCATTATGCCGCGCACCGCGGTTATCTTGATATTGTAAAAATTCTACACGAAGAAGGTGCCGATATTAACTACGAAGATCATCAGGGAGAAACGCCTTTGTACTTTGCCTGTCTTCAAAAACAGAAACAAACTGCACTTTATCTTTTAGAAAATGGAGCAGAAATCACAAAGAATGATAAATACGGAAATAGTCTCCTACATTTAGTCGTTCAAACGGCTCAAATCGAAATCGCAACAAAGTTGCTTCAAGCCGGAACGGATGTTAATCTACTGAATAACAATGGAGAAACCCCTTTAATATTAGCTTCAACAAAATTAAACAGAGAAATTATCCAACTGCTTTTAGACAATGGAGCCGATATTAACGTAACCGATAAACAGGGAAATACGCCACTTATTTATGCTTGCTATACCAAATCGATTCCGATGGTGACTTTGCTCTTGGACAATGGCGCTGAGATAAACCACACTAATCATTCTGGCGAAAATGCGCTTTTAATTGCTTGCTACGAAACCAACAGAATGTTAGCTAAATTATTGATTGAAAGAGGATCAGATGTATTTACTTCAAGCAATAATGGATATTCTCCTATTTGGTACGCTTGCGCGAATAATCAAAAGGAGATTGTGGCCTTGTTTTTAGAAAACGGAGTTGATGTGAACTATAGCAAGCCCGTCGCCAGCGATACTTCATCTATGAATGATTATTTGGATTGGATTGTAAGCGCAACAAATATTTCAAATGAATCTACTTTTACCCTTAACGATTCTTATACTTATGGAGGTGAAAGCCTGTTGCACGTAGCTACCAAAAAAGGAAATTTAAGCATGGTGAAACTGCTTATTGAAGCTGGAGCAAACATTAACATTCAAGACGAATCTGGAAATACGCCTTTGCATTACAGTGCCGCTAATGGTAAGAAAGATGTTGTAAAATATTTATTAGACAACAAAGCCGATGCTTCAATCGTAAACGTAAAAGAACAAAAAGCGATTGATTACTCGAATGTAAAAGGCTTTAATGAAATTACAGAACTAATTCTGAAATACGCTCCGTCTGGAACTGTTGTAACCTCCATAAATGTTCCGCAAGAAGCACCAAAAACTGAAGCTTCAAATTCGATGGAAGCAAAGAAAAAGGCATTATTAGATTTAAAAGAACTTCTAGATGCTGGAATTTTGACTTCGGAAGAATTTGACGCTGAGAAAAGTAAAATATTAAAAGGATAAACAATAAATAAATTTAAAAAATGAAAAAAATCTTAAATGCCACAACTCTATTTTTAGTATTAATTGCCGGAAGCTTAGTTTCTACATCTTGCACCAACCTCTCTCCAGAAAAAACCTTTGAAATTGCAGCTTTAAATTCGAATTTGTTATCTCGTTTTGGAAGTAAGGAAATTAATGAAAAGCTTCAATCTGAGCCTCAGGTTTATGACGAAACGCAAAAGAAAATGATTCCGTCTACTTATCAAGATTCTTTTAAATACGATATAACTAATTTAGAAGCTAGATTAAAAACGATTCAGGACATACCAGAAGATGAAGACAACAAAGAGCTTCTTCAGGCCTCAAAAGATTTGTTTTCTTATGCAATTGCGAAACAAAAGGAAGGTTATGTACCAATCGCAAAGTTGAAAGACGAAAAAGCTTCTCCAGAACAAATTGAAAAAGCAATTGCTGATTTTGATGCTTCAACTCAAAGCGAAATAGATGCAAAATTTACTAAATTGATGAATGTGGCACAAACTTATGTTGATAAGCACAATATCAATGCTAAAATTGGAATCTAAATTTTCTCCTGCTGGCGCAAATTTTATACTAGCGCCAGCATTAGATTTTAGCAAGAAAATTGTAAAACAAGCTCAAAAAATATGATAAAAAAATACTCTCTAATTATTGGAACATTTGCATTGCTAGCAATTACCAGTAGCTGTAAAGATGATAAAAGCAGTAATAAGAAATCAAATAATGCCGAAATAACAGATTTACAAGAAATCCCAGAAGTAGATGAAACTACTGTTGTGACCAAAAAGAATCCAACCGACTTTATTCCTAAAAACTTTGTGGCTTTTGACACTATTTACGGCGATTTAAATAAAGACGGATTAGACGATTGTATACTAATTATTAAAGGCACCGATAAAAGCAAAGTAATTACAGATGAATATCGTGGTGAATTGGATAGAAACCGAAGAGGTATTATTGTTCTCCTTAACAAAAAAGGCAGTTACGAATTGTTTACAAAAAATGAAAGCTGTTTTTCTTCCGAAAATGAAGATGGTGGCGCTTATTATGCGCCTGAGTTAGAAGTAGAAATAACGAAAGAAAAACTATTTATAAGTTACGCGTATGGAAGATACGGTTACTGGCAATATATGTTTAGGCTTCAAGATAATGATTTAGCTCTTATTGGTTATGATTCTAGCAGTAATAATGGTCCTGTAGTAAATGTCGAAACCAGTATAAACTTCCTTACCAGAAAAAAGATTACCAATGTAAACACAAATGATGATGCAGACAGCGGTGAAGAAGTGTTCGAAAAAACCGAAACAAAAATTGCAAGAACTAAGCTTCTGAAATTATCTGGAATTAAAGATTTTGATGAACTTCGTTTTTTTGATGAATAGTTTCATAAACCTTATCCCGAATAAAGCATGAAAATAAAGCTTCTCCTTTTTCTAATTGCACAGGCGTACATCTCAAATGCCCAGAAAGCTTATATGAGTAATGATTTTTTAAAAGGTTATACTTTATATTTTGTGAAACAAACTAAGAATTCAGAAATAAAAGAATATTATAAACTTACAGAGAATCAAACCAAGAAAACGGTACTCGAATATGGCGCTAAAGAATTTTCTAATTCAGAACCGCTAAAAACGGCTAAAATCACTTCTTTCAAAAGTATTGCTGAATCTAATATTCGAGTTTTAGGAGATGTCAACTTTGATGGACGTACCGACATTATCATTTTTAACAATGAGAAAAATGAAGATGAAGGTTGTTATACACCTCAGGCAACAGCATATATCTTTATTAATTTGGCAAATTCTTTTGTGCTAAGCAATAGTATTAGCAACTTATATTACAATTCCTTTTGTGTAAGAGGTGGCGCATTTGAAATTGACGCTAAAAACAGACGTCTTATAACCTCGAGTAGCGGTGGCGCAGCCCTTCATGTTTGTTCCTATTATAGCGTTTCTGGTTTGGAAGCTGAAGAAGAATGCACTTTTGAGGAAGATGGCTATTCTTTTCCTTTTTTAAAAATAACAGGCAAAAAACGAAAAGGTAATGATTTCACACCTTTTTCGACTTTATCTGTCTATGAACCAAACCTAGACAACGTAGTTTCTTTTGATACTAAAAATGGTAAGGGCCACATAATTCTATTTAAATATAATGCTATTTTGTACTATGCATTTCGACAAAATGATGAGTATAAGTTTGTTTCGTTTGCTCACCCATCAAGTCCTGAAAAAGCAGACAAAGCAGGATTTAAATTTCGAAAACAAAAGACAGTTTATGAATTGGAATTTAATAGTGGCAGCATAAAATATATAATTTATGAAAGCGCTACAGACATTGGAATCAAAATTTATGTAAACGGAAAACTATCTGATTGGCAAGGAACTTCTAAAAAAGGAAGTTTATCTTTATTATCAAATAGCAGTTTCAAAAATATGGTCAAAGAATAAATTTATTGTAAAAAGAAAGAGCTGCGTTTTGCAGCTCTTTCTTTTTATGTTCCTAAGTCTCCTTAACCGTAATAATCTTTACTGGACAAGCCTTTGCTGCCAATTCACAGCTTTCCACAATGGCATGATTCGGAGATTTTAGAGTAAAAAATCCTTTTGCATTCTGCGAATGAATCAAAACCGATTTTCCGTCTTTTTTTGACATTTGAAAATGAATCGGATCCATCTCGACACAGTAATTACAGCCAATGCACTTATCTCTTTGTAAAGTTACAATAACCATTATGCCTCAACAATTTTATATAATTTGTCCGACATTCTGATTCTGAATGGCAATTTGAAACTGCAATCATCTCCTTTTGTGGCTTTTTCACCAGCAGCATCATTCACAAACATTTCGTCGATAATCATTTCCTGTGCACCTGTACTTGGTCCCGTTACTAAAATTTTATCACCAATTTTAATGTCATAAGCTTCAATCTTAAATTGCCCTATTTCTGCTTTCGGGAAATAATGTGTTCCTTTTCCAACATAAACCTTTTTCTGAGTCGCTGCAGATCCTGGAATATCACTCCATTCACCTAATTCCTGACCTAGATAATATCCAGACCAGAATCCGCGATTGTAAACGGTTTCTAAGGCTTTCATCCATTCTGCAGTTTTTTCTTTGGAAAAAGCACCTTCATAGTAAGCATCAATTGCTTCACGATAAGTTTTAGTTACCGTTGCGACATATTCTGGTGCACGGCCACGTCCTTCGATTTTCAAAACCTTAATTCCAGAATCGATAACCTGATCTAAGAAATCCAATGTACATAAATCTTTTGGTGACATCATATATTCGTTATCCAATTCGATTTCAAAACCTGTTTCCTGATCGATAACGGTATATTTTTTTCGGCAGTTTTGTTTGCATGCGCCACGATTTGCAGATGAATTATGCGAATGCAAGCTCAAATAACATTTTCCTGAAACCGCCATACACAAAGCTCCATGGCCAAAAATTTCGATTTCGACTAGATTTCCATTCGGTCCTTTTATCTGCTCTTTCTCAATTTGATCTGTGATGTTTTTTACTTGACGCAAACTCAATTCTCGGCTTAAAACCATTGTATCTGCAAATAAACTGTAGAATTTAATGCTTTCAATATTCGTCACATTCAGCTGAGTTGAAATATGAACTTCCATTCCAATCGATCTTGCCATAGCTATTACAGCTTGGTCAGAAGCTATTACAGCTGTAATATTGGCCTCTTTAGCTTTCGTCAATAATGTTTTTACAACCGATAAATCGTGATCGTAAATAATGGTATTTAAAGTCAAATAGCTTCTAACTTTTTTGGCTTCACATCGATTGGCGATTTCTTTTAAATCGTCAATTGTAAAATTTACCGTTGAACGCGCACGCATATTAAGCTGTTCAACTCCAAAATATACTGAATCACAGCCATTATCTAAAGCAGCCTGAAGCGACTCAAAATCTCCAGCTGGAGCCATGAGTTCAATTGTATTGTTAATTGTCATTTTCGATCTATTATTCAAATGACAAAATTAATGTGGGTATAGATTAGATTTCTATGATATATATCATAGTCTATATTTTAAAAATTATCCGCAGTATATTATTAAAAAAGCCCACGATTGAAAACGTGGGCTTTGTTCTATATTATCAAAATTTAACTTAAATACCGCAGCACTCCTATTAAACTCAATCTAAAATCTTGTATACTTTATCAGACAATCTAATTCTGAAAGGAACCTCAAAAGTAACCCTATCACCAACTTTAGCAGTTTGAGTTTCTGCGCCATTAACAATGATTTTGTCTAAAATCAATTCTTGATCTCCAGTTGTTGGGCCAGAAATAAGGATTCTATCACCACTGTTTAATTCGTGATTTTCTACAGTAAATTGTCCAACTTGAGCTTTTACGTAATAGTGTTCTGCTTTCCCAAGAAGTACTTTTTTTACTTTTATTTTCTGACGGATATCTGCTGGCTTTTGCGCTGTAGCCAAAGCAGTTTCTGGCAATTCCCCTGAATGTTTGAATTTCAAGTTTTCAGATTTTCCTTTTCTGAATACTTTGTTTCCAACTTGTTTTCCAGTTCTTAAACGAACTTGATCAACTAAAGGCATGTGTATAATATCCAAGCATTCTGTAGAACAGCAGTTTTCCATTGCCGCTTTACATTCATCACATTGAATAAATAATAAATGACAACCATCGTTTTCGCAATTCGTGTGGTTATCGCAAGGTTTACCGCATTGATGGCATTGCGAAATAATATCATCTGTAATTCTTTCACCTAGACGATTATCAAATACAAAGTTTTTACCAATGAACTTACTTTCTAAACCTTCTTCTTTCAATTGTTTAGCGTAATTAATAATTCCGCCTTCTAACTGATACACATTTTTGAAACCTTGATGTTTAAAGTAAGCACTTGCTTTTTCGCAACGAATACCTCCAGTACAATACATTACCAGATTTTTATCTTCTTTATGGTCTTGTAGCTGTTCGTTAATGATTGGCAAACTCTCTCTAAATGTTTCAACATCTGGGGTGATTGCGTTTTTAAAATGTCCTACTTCACTTTCGTAATGATTTCTAAAATCAACCACAATCGTGTTTGGATCGTCAAGGATTTCGTTGAATTCTTTGGCTTTCAAGTGAACGCCTATATTGGTTACATCAAAAGTATCATCGTTTAAACCGTCGGCAACGATTTTGTGACGAACTTTAATCGTTAATTTTAAAAACGAATGATCATCGTGTTCTACAGCTTCATTCAATCGAATGCCTTTCATGAAGTCATATACTTCAAGAGTTGTTCTAAAAGCCTCCAAATTTTCAGCAGGAATACTCATTTGAGCATTTATTCCTTCGCTGGCAACATAAATTCGGCCTAATGCATCAAGGGCATTCCAGGCTAGGAATAAGTCGTTACGAAATTTTTGTGGATCTTGAATTTTGGCATACGCATAGAAAGACAACGTTAGTCGTTGTTTACCTGCATCATCGATCATGATGGCTCTTTCTTCTGCGCTCAAAGTGTTATACAGTTGCATGCTATAAACAGTTTTAAGTTAAGAATATATGTATTTTTAGATTTTTCTTTAAATCTGCGGCAAATTTAGGGTTTATTTTGAGATTAAAAACGATCCTACCCTAATTATCTGATTATTTTAACATCAAAAAAGAATTCTATCGCCTTCATCCTTTACTTTTTACTTACTATTGTCTTGTATAGCATGTTGCACTAAATCGTCTACAGAAACAGAACGACTGATATGCCCAAACAGAATTTCAAAATTTTCTGCCCGAAGGCTGTCGCGAACGTCAGAGCGGGCTTCGGCAATTTTTAGAGTAATATTTCTTTTTTGTAAATCGATAAAAAGGCTTTTTAAAAAACGTGCCCCAGCAATATCAATGCGAGGTGAAGAATTAAGGTCTAATATTACTGTTTTTAGAGCATCCTGTTCGCTATAGATTTTTTCCAAGATTCGTTCTTTAATATATTCTGCATTGAAATAAAATATGGAAGATTCGACCCTAACAATCAATATGTTTTCCATTATCTCATTGTCAGGATGTCTTTTCAAATCGGTATAAATTCTTGTTCCTGGAATTCTTCCTAAAAAAGCTACATGAGGTTTTGAAGCAGCTTTTAATAAAAGCAACAAGGTTACGAGTGTTGCAAGCAAAACTCCCGCGAGAATTCCCCAGATTAATACTCCGGCAAGCGCAACCATAACTACAGCAAATTCTTGCTTGTTTATTTTATAAAGATGTCTCATTTCTTTCCAATCAAAAAGACCTCTAATGGCAACTAAAACTATCGCTGCCAGAATTACAGTTGGCAGATTCTGAAGATATCCCGTCAAAAACAAAAGACAGCATGCAATTGCGGCTGAAGCAAATAAAAGTGACAACGGTGTTTTGGCGCCTGCAACATCGTTTACAGCAGATTGAGACAAACCGCCTGCAACAGGATAACCGTGTCCGAATGAAACGGCAGCATTAGCAACTCCAAGTGCCAAAAGTTCCTGACGCGGATCGATAACATATCCATTTTTTTGTGCTAATGTCCGGCCAGCAGAAACGCTTTCGATATAAGACAATAAAAAACAAGCCATCGCAAGTGGCAAAACTCCCTCTACATCTCGAATCCGCAGAGAAGGCAGATGAAATTCAGGAAGACCAGTCGGAATAATTCCAACTGTATTGAATTCGGCATATTGTAATGATGTAGCCGAAATAAGAATAATAGATAAAATGACAATTACTATTGCAACTGGAAACTGCGGTGCTATTTTTTCTCCTATAATTAATATAAGAATAGCAATTATTCCAAAAATAAAAACAGCTGTATTCATGTCTGGAATTTGATGAACGAGAATAACAATTCGTTCCATGAAATTATCCCCGCCACCTTTAACTCCAAATAATTTCGGCAATTGTGTCAAACCGATAGTGATCGCCGCGCCTGCTTTGAATCCAACCAGAACGGTTTCACTAATAAAATTAATAATTCCACTTAACCTCAGCAAATAGGCAACAATGGCCATTCCAGCAAATACTAATGCCGTAAGCGAGGCAATTTCAGACCAACGGTGTACATCGCCATTTGCCATACCAGCTATAGTTGTACCGACTAATAAAGAAATTGCAGATGTCGGCCCAATTGCAAGCTGTTTGCTGGATCCTAACAAAGCATAAAATATGCCACCAATGAGGTATCCGTAAATTCCATATTGAGGAGGCAAACCTGCAAGAGTTGCATAGGCAAGAGAAACAGGAATTCCGTAAGCGGCAAGAGTTACTCCTGCAATGAAATCTCTTTTGAAATTCTGTTTTTCATAATTTTTAATCCAATCTATTGAGGGTAAAAGCTTAGAAATCATATTAAAAAAGATTAAGATAGTACTAATTCACAATTATAAATGAATGTTTATAGCTGCAAAAGGTTACTCTTTCTCTTCTAACAATGCTTTCTTAACCTCATTGAGTTCTGCAATTTTCTCTGGACTTACTTTAGGATATTCCAAATCCATTTCGTCTAAAGCATGAATAATTGCAGAAGCAATCGCAATTCGAGCATAAGACTTATCATCGGCAGGAATTACATACCAAGGCGATTTTTTGGTCGATGTGTTTTTAATTAATTCCTCATACGCATGCATATAATCATCCCAATAGCCTCGTTCTTTGGCATCGGCTGCACTGAATTTCCAGTTTTTATCAGGATTATCAACTCTTTCAATAAATCTTCTCTTTTGTTCTTCTTTAGAAACATTTAGAAAAAACTTAATGACCACTGTTCCGTTTCTGTTCAGATATTTTTCAAAGTTTCGAATGTCTTCAAAACGATTATCCCAAATGTCTTTGGTAATCAATTTCTCAGGAAGTTTTTGCGCTCTCAATATTTGTTCATGAACACGAACCACCAAGACTTCTTCATAGTAAGAACGATTAAAAATTCCAATTCTTCCTCTTTCTGGAAGGTGTTTTTGACAACGCCATAAATAATCATGGTCTAATTCTTCTGAGCTTGGTCCTTTAAAAGAAGAAACCTGACAGCCCTGCGGATTTATTCCTGACATTACATGCTTTATAGCACCATCTTTTCCAGCGGCATCCATAGCTTGAAAAATAATAAGAACAGACCACTTATCTTGCGCATACAAAATGTCCTGCATGGCAGCTAGAGCCTTAACTCCCATTTTTAATGTTTTTCGAACCGAGATATTGTCATTTTCTATAGCATAAGAAGTCGGTTTACCTTTTAATGTGAAGCTCTTATCGTCTCCAACACAATATTGCTCAGAAAATTTTTTTGCCCGATGTAATAATTCCTTTTTAGTTAATTTTTTTAAATCATTATCATCTCTTTCCTCTTTTTTGTGTTTTTTCTTGTTATTTTTTGACATGATTATAAAAGTTTTTGAATTATTATTACTAGTCTTTTGAATAATTTATTCTTACAAAAATGCAGTTTATCGGCAGTAAATGGCATTTCATCCTAATTTGTATTTATCAATTGAAATACAGACAGATAAAATTTTAACTAAAATTAACAAAATTCGCACAATATTTAATCACCTAACCAAAAAAACGCTAACTTAGCTATTGCACTTTATTGGTTTTTAGTTAGTTGTATTTAATGAATTTTACCTAAAAGAATTTAACAATGAACAAAATCTATTCCTCCGCAGTCTTACTATGTCTTTTAATGATTTCTTGCAAAAAAGAAACACCTCCAGCACCCAAACCACTAGAAATTTCAGTCACAACGGTTTTACAGCAAGATGTAAAATTAGAATCTGAATACACGGGGCAGACTTTTGGTCAATCTGATATACAAATTAACCCGCGAGTTGATGGTATAATTGAAAGTATGAACTTCAAAGAAGGAAGTTTTGTCAAGAAAGGACAGGTGCTTTATACAATTGACCCTTTACCATATAGAGCGAAACTTAACGAAGCACAGGGAGTTGCCGCAGAATCGCAGGCACGATTATCTAAAACCAAATCAGATTTGGATATGATTACTCCGTTGGCAAAAATGAATGCTGTCAGCCAAAGAGAATTGGTTTCGGCAAAAGCGGCATACAATGCTTCATTAGCACAGATTAAAGCATCTGACGCTTCGGTTCAAAATGCTAAAATCGAATTGGGTTACTGTCAAATTTTAGCACCAATTTCAGGATTAATTGGTTTGTCTAAAGTGAGAGTAGGCGATTATGTACAGCCTGGGCCTTTATCAGTTCTAAATACAATTTCTGATCTTGGCGATGTGAGAGTTCGATTTACAATAAGCGAACAGGAATTTTTGCGTCTTTTTAGAGAATTCAACAAACCAAATTCTCCTTTAAAAGGCTCTGGAGCAAGTGTTACCATAAAACTATCTGACGGTTCCACTTATCCGCATAACGGAAAAGTAAGTTTTGCCGACAGACAAATTGATCCTTCTACAGGAGCTATCACTTTTGAAGCCGCTTTTCCTAATCCAGATAAATTATTACGTCCTGGCCAATATGTAAAACTTGCTTTGCTTACTGATATTCGCAAAGAAGCAATCGTAATTCCGCAGCGCGCAGTTATTGAAATTCAAGGAATTTATCAAGTATATGTTGTAGGTAATGACAATAAAGTGCAAATGCAAATTGTAAAACCAGGCCCTATCGTTAAAAACGGTTATATTATTGAAGATGGATTAAAACCTGGCGACAAGATAGCCATGGGCGGTACTTCTTTATTGAAGAATGGAAGTGTCATTACCCCGAAAATCGTTCAATGGCAATTGGGCGATCCAGAAACTATAGTTGCAAAGTAATCTAAATCACATACTATTATGGGAGAATTTTTCGTCCGAAGACCAATTGTTGCCATTGTTATTAGTATTATTATTGTGATACTTGGATTACTGGCATTACAAAAAACACCTATCTCGCAATATCCGGATATTAATCCGCCAGTTGTAAAAATTACCACTTCTTTTACTGGAGCAAATGCGCTGAATGTTGAACAAGCAGTTGCAACTCCAATTGAGCAAAAGGTAAACGGTGTTGAAAACATGTTGTACATGAAATCGATCAACACTTCTGATGGTGCTTGTACTATCGAGGTAACTTTTGACGTAGGAACCAATCTGGACAACGCTAATATGCTAACGCAAAACAGACAAAACCAGTCTGCTCCCTTTATGCCATCAAGTGTAAAACAACAGGGTGTTGTGGTAAAAAAATCGCTTTCGTTTCCGATGATGTTATTTACCATTACATCTACCAATCCGAAATACGATGCTAAATTTTTAAATAACTATGCAAGTATCAATGTTGTTGACCAGCTGGCTCGTATCAAAGGAGTTGGAGAGGTTGCTCTTTTTGGAGGTAGTGATTACTCAATGCGTATTTGGCTAAAAGCTGACATGATGAGTAAACTCGGCGTAACA includes these proteins:
- a CDS encoding XAC2610-related protein; translation: MKIKLLLFLIAQAYISNAQKAYMSNDFLKGYTLYFVKQTKNSEIKEYYKLTENQTKKTVLEYGAKEFSNSEPLKTAKITSFKSIAESNIRVLGDVNFDGRTDIIIFNNEKNEDEGCYTPQATAYIFINLANSFVLSNSISNLYYNSFCVRGGAFEIDAKNRRLITSSSGGAALHVCSYYSVSGLEAEEECTFEEDGYSFPFLKITGKKRKGNDFTPFSTLSVYEPNLDNVVSFDTKNGKGHIILFKYNAILYYAFRQNDEYKFVSFAHPSSPEKADKAGFKFRKQKTVYELEFNSGSIKYIIYESATDIGIKIYVNGKLSDWQGTSKKGSLSLLSNSSFKNMVKE
- a CDS encoding ankyrin repeat domain-containing protein, translating into MQTQNQIENFLFQGKFDEARECLNNGEKFNEQYLKNNFSQIAGKIIDAKEIDFIEKLIKAGFIETDIYELDSFDQSIFKSLSLYLKDDEESIAFFKEFMSKMDNINDEISDKTLLGYFLEKGVSPKIVQVLVDDFGANTQYKNNADENFIHAVLNVYGLDPEKVKEYIAILTNSGVDINEKNIVGTTPLLCAVKRNRKELIPFLLENGADPNETDNLNNTAFYYAVAEQFSFDMYDALTSISSPNFNIVNKDGRTLFTSFISSASGSASDISFIERLLSDGADVNFCAQYYGQPKSGIDFIVEKKSDILKSVLENVSLDINEQDNQGNTILHKVCAYNVNYDAEMAKETYRKVKLLLDQGADISITNDKDETALMLASGDNLKIKTVELLMKQ
- a CDS encoding ferredoxin yields the protein MVIVTLQRDKCIGCNYCVEMDPIHFQMSKKDGKSVLIHSQNAKGFFTLKSPNHAIVESCELAAKACPVKIITVKET
- a CDS encoding ankyrin repeat domain-containing protein; this encodes MSFIVACENGNRKIAELLLQNKEVDVKYTDEKGRTAIHYAAHRGYLDIVKILHEEGADINYEDHQGETPLYFACLQKQKQTALYLLENGAEITKNDKYGNSLLHLVVQTAQIEIATKLLQAGTDVNLLNNNGETPLILASTKLNREIIQLLLDNGADINVTDKQGNTPLIYACYTKSIPMVTLLLDNGAEINHTNHSGENALLIACYETNRMLAKLLIERGSDVFTSSNNGYSPIWYACANNQKEIVALFLENGVDVNYSKPVASDTSSMNDYLDWIVSATNISNESTFTLNDSYTYGGESLLHVATKKGNLSMVKLLIEAGANINIQDESGNTPLHYSAANGKKDVVKYLLDNKADASIVNVKEQKAIDYSNVKGFNEITELILKYAPSGTVVTSINVPQEAPKTEASNSMEAKKKALLDLKELLDAGILTSEEFDAEKSKILKG
- a CDS encoding peptidase U32 family protein; this encodes MTINNTIELMAPAGDFESLQAALDNGCDSVYFGVEQLNMRARSTVNFTIDDLKEIANRCEAKKVRSYLTLNTIIYDHDLSVVKTLLTKAKEANITAVIASDQAVIAMARSIGMEVHISTQLNVTNIESIKFYSLFADTMVLSRELSLRQVKNITDQIEKEQIKGPNGNLVEIEIFGHGALCMAVSGKCYLSLHSHNSSANRGACKQNCRKKYTVIDQETGFEIELDNEYMMSPKDLCTLDFLDQVIDSGIKVLKIEGRGRAPEYVATVTKTYREAIDAYYEGAFSKEKTAEWMKALETVYNRGFWSGYYLGQELGEWSDIPGSAATQKKVYVGKGTHYFPKAEIGQFKIEAYDIKIGDKILVTGPSTGAQEMIIDEMFVNDAAGEKATKGDDCSFKLPFRIRMSDKLYKIVEA
- a CDS encoding rhodanese-related sulfurtransferase translates to MQLYNTLSAEERAIMIDDAGKQRLTLSFYAYAKIQDPQKFRNDLFLAWNALDALGRIYVASEGINAQMSIPAENLEAFRTTLEVYDFMKGIRLNEAVEHDDHSFLKLTIKVRHKIVADGLNDDTFDVTNIGVHLKAKEFNEILDDPNTIVVDFRNHYESEVGHFKNAITPDVETFRESLPIINEQLQDHKEDKNLVMYCTGGIRCEKASAYFKHQGFKNVYQLEGGIINYAKQLKEEGLESKFIGKNFVFDNRLGERITDDIISQCHQCGKPCDNHTNCENDGCHLLFIQCDECKAAMENCCSTECLDIIHMPLVDQVRLRTGKQVGNKVFRKGKSENLKFKHSGELPETALATAQKPADIRQKIKVKKVLLGKAEHYYVKAQVGQFTVENHELNSGDRILISGPTTGDQELILDKIIVNGAETQTAKVGDRVTFEVPFRIRLSDKVYKILD